Proteins encoded within one genomic window of Alteribacter populi:
- a CDS encoding pseudouridine synthase, whose translation MERLQKVIAQAGITSRRKAETLIEEGRVRVNGKTVTELGTKVDVHTDDVEVDGVPISKEEPVYYLLYKPQGIISSVEDHLGRKVVTDLIETESRIFPIGRLDSDTSGLLLLTNDGEFANLLMHPKYRIHKTYIAKVQGIPSRQKLKQLEKGIHLEDGKTAPARTKFIKGNNQKGTAIVELTIHEGKNRQVRRMLEAIGHPVDKLKREQYGFLTLKGLNAGEYRELKPHEVKKLRELAVT comes from the coding sequence GTGGAAAGACTACAAAAGGTAATAGCGCAGGCAGGAATTACTTCAAGAAGGAAAGCGGAAACGCTAATCGAAGAAGGTCGTGTGCGTGTTAATGGAAAAACGGTGACTGAATTAGGTACAAAAGTAGATGTACATACAGATGATGTTGAAGTGGATGGCGTCCCGATCAGCAAAGAAGAGCCTGTTTATTACCTTCTTTATAAACCACAAGGTATTATTTCAAGTGTAGAAGATCACCTTGGTCGAAAAGTAGTAACAGATTTAATTGAGACAGAGAGTCGAATTTTTCCGATCGGAAGGCTCGATTCAGATACATCCGGGTTACTTTTGCTAACAAATGATGGTGAGTTTGCTAACCTGTTAATGCACCCAAAATATCGTATTCATAAAACGTATATTGCAAAAGTTCAAGGCATACCTTCTCGTCAGAAATTGAAACAGCTTGAAAAAGGTATTCATTTAGAAGACGGAAAAACTGCACCAGCACGAACGAAATTTATTAAAGGTAATAACCAAAAAGGCACAGCGATCGTGGAATTGACGATTCACGAAGGAAAAAATCGTCAAGTACGAAGAATGCTTGAAGCAATCGGGCACCCTGTAGACAAGTTGAAGCGCGAGCAATATGGTTTTTTAACGTTAAAAGGATTAAACGCAGGCGAGTATCGGGAACTAAAGCCTCATGAAGTGAAAAAACTTCGTGAACTCGCCGTCACATAA
- the resA gene encoding thiol-disulfide oxidoreductase ResA, with the protein MKKRRLLIRSAILIVMTVAIGYTFITHFSEERGLVDAGDHAPDFALEDMNGDLVHLEELKGQGVYLTFWATYCTYCRQKMEYLKDHYDEYKDKGVEIIAVNVDESSLQVERYIDRHDVPYPNVIDRGMLVSNAYGISNLPAVLIIDENGSVLERQIGGKTEEQVLTALDKLVPDSE; encoded by the coding sequence ATGAAGAAAAGAAGATTGCTCATACGATCGGCAATTTTAATTGTAATGACGGTAGCAATAGGGTATACGTTCATTACACATTTTTCTGAAGAAAGAGGTCTCGTAGATGCAGGGGATCATGCTCCTGACTTTGCATTAGAGGATATGAATGGAGATCTTGTGCATTTAGAAGAGCTTAAAGGACAAGGCGTTTACTTAACATTTTGGGCTACCTATTGCACGTATTGCCGGCAAAAAATGGAGTACTTAAAAGATCACTATGATGAATACAAGGATAAAGGCGTTGAAATTATTGCGGTAAACGTGGACGAGTCTTCGCTTCAAGTTGAGCGTTATATTGACCGTCATGATGTACCTTACCCGAATGTGATTGACCGAGGAATGCTTGTGAGTAATGCTTACGGGATCAGTAACTTGCCCGCTGTCCTTATAATTGATGAAAACGGTTCGGTTTTAGAAAGACAAATAGGCGGTAAAACCGAAGAACAAGTCCTCACAGCACTGGATAAACTTGTACCTGATAGTGAGTAG
- the resB gene encoding cytochrome c biogenesis protein ResB, with amino-acid sequence MKKITCDCGHLNNYGTYLCESCGKPLKDEAKGLADMRYEGVARRSQTYKKSIVDKIWNFFSSVKVGVWIIVLTLIASSVGTIFPQEMFIPPGEVASNYYFQEYGTLGQLYYQLGFHNLYSSWWYMLLVASLGVSLIIASIDRFFPLYRSLKTQRVTKHPGFLKKQRLYKATEQVENPEDEIKKAFEALKKKKYNIREENGNLLAEKGRFSRWGPYVNHIGLIIFLIGAMLRLFPEMYLDDHIWVREGQEVEVKGTNGEYALRNEGFLVEFYDEEDERFREGLEQTGDPVVKTYQTTATLLKQSSETIGAGTTREEVKSHQIRVNDPMSFEGYSLYQVDYKLDELSGFTFALEHDGERVDDIQFEVDLYDPEPVYEFENGYKVEIYEYFPNFIFNEQDEPASLNKVPDNPRFIFEVFPPDSDDSELSFVGIQLNEALEEDNEYRLRMVDFDSNHVSALAVRRDRTIPILIVGGVIFMIGLIQGSYWHHRRMWIQQREGDILIAGHANKNWNALKKDFEFLSEHTSIPVPDDQTDQDVEGPGSDKGVKDNNGSTKQ; translated from the coding sequence ATGAAAAAAATCACGTGTGATTGTGGTCACTTAAACAATTATGGCACCTATTTATGCGAATCCTGCGGTAAACCGCTAAAGGATGAGGCCAAAGGGCTTGCCGATATGCGTTATGAAGGTGTAGCACGACGTTCACAAACCTATAAAAAATCAATAGTAGATAAAATTTGGAACTTTTTTTCATCTGTGAAAGTTGGCGTTTGGATTATTGTTCTGACGCTTATCGCTTCTTCTGTCGGGACCATTTTCCCTCAAGAAATGTTTATTCCGCCCGGTGAAGTAGCATCTAATTATTATTTTCAAGAATATGGCACTCTTGGCCAGCTTTATTACCAGCTAGGCTTTCATAACCTATATAGCTCCTGGTGGTACATGCTGCTAGTTGCAAGTTTAGGTGTGTCGCTTATCATTGCCAGTATTGATCGGTTTTTTCCACTTTACCGGTCTCTCAAAACCCAAAGAGTAACAAAGCATCCTGGATTTTTAAAAAAGCAGCGGTTATATAAAGCCACTGAGCAAGTTGAGAATCCAGAAGATGAAATCAAAAAAGCTTTTGAGGCCTTGAAAAAGAAAAAATATAACATTCGTGAAGAAAACGGAAATTTGTTAGCGGAAAAAGGGCGTTTTTCAAGATGGGGACCTTATGTAAATCATATTGGATTAATTATCTTCCTAATCGGCGCAATGTTACGTCTGTTTCCCGAGATGTACTTAGACGACCATATTTGGGTTCGAGAAGGTCAAGAAGTAGAAGTAAAAGGGACGAATGGCGAGTACGCACTCCGGAACGAAGGGTTTCTCGTTGAATTTTATGACGAAGAAGACGAACGCTTCCGTGAAGGATTGGAACAAACTGGTGATCCTGTTGTTAAAACGTACCAAACAACGGCGACTCTTTTGAAACAGTCATCTGAAACAATTGGTGCGGGAACTACGCGTGAAGAAGTTAAGAGCCACCAGATTCGTGTTAATGATCCGATGTCATTCGAAGGCTATTCCCTTTATCAAGTCGATTATAAGTTGGATGAACTGTCGGGATTCACTTTCGCTCTTGAGCATGATGGAGAACGTGTAGACGATATTCAATTTGAGGTCGATTTATATGATCCAGAACCTGTCTATGAATTTGAAAATGGATACAAAGTAGAAATTTATGAATATTTTCCTAACTTTATATTCAATGAGCAAGACGAACCGGCTTCTTTAAACAAAGTACCTGATAATCCACGCTTCATCTTTGAGGTATTTCCTCCTGACAGTGATGATAGTGAATTAAGCTTTGTTGGTATTCAATTAAATGAAGCGTTAGAGGAAGACAATGAATACCGTTTGCGAATGGTTGATTTTGACTCTAATCACGTCAGTGCGTTAGCTGTGCGAAGAGACCGGACGATTCCAATTTTAATAGTAGGCGGTGTGATTTTCATGATTGGTCTAATTCAAGGATCCTACTGGCACCACCGACGAATGTGGATACAACAGCGTGAGGGTGACATTTTGATAGCTGGTCATGCGAATAAAAATTGGAATGCTCTTAAAAAAGACTTCGAGTTTTTGTCGGAGCATACTAGTATTCCGGTACCAGATGATCAAACTGACCAAGATGTAGAAGGTCCAGGTAGCGATAAAGGAGTGAAAGACAATAATGGCTCAACTAAGCAGTAA
- the ccsB gene encoding c-type cytochrome biogenesis protein CcsB — MAQLSSNLLLIAFFLYLLSTILFAVSITGRRFKDKEGNEKNRLGLFGYTAAVLALVLAIGYFITRWIAGGHAPVSNMFEYTAFLGIMMSLGFVIIYPIYRSNVLGLFTMPVVMLIIAYASVFPTEIQPLIPALQSSWLKIHVITTALGQGILAVSFAAGLIYLVRVIDFTKSSKKVRTLEIIFYGLLCFVGHVILNMGFGVAGYEAEFQYMNENEQEATMTYQLPALIGPNEGTLLTEDRFSPLVSAPAIIVADDLNAVIWAFFAGLVLYWLIRLIIRKPIGGALQKVVKGVNPQSADELSYRAIAIGFPVFTLGGLIFAMIWAQIAWTRFWGWDPKEVWALITFLFYAAYLHLRLSRGWQGEKSAWLCVVGFAIIMFNLIFVNLVIAGLHSYA; from the coding sequence ATGGCTCAACTAAGCAGTAATTTGTTACTGATTGCGTTTTTTCTATATTTGTTATCTACGATTCTGTTCGCCGTCTCCATTACAGGGAGACGGTTTAAGGACAAAGAAGGAAATGAAAAAAACCGACTCGGTCTTTTTGGCTACACCGCAGCCGTTTTGGCTTTAGTATTAGCCATTGGTTATTTTATCACGAGGTGGATTGCTGGTGGACATGCGCCAGTTAGTAACATGTTCGAATATACGGCGTTCCTTGGTATTATGATGAGCTTAGGGTTTGTGATCATCTATCCGATTTATAGAAGTAATGTACTCGGATTATTTACGATGCCTGTCGTGATGCTCATTATTGCATACGCGTCTGTATTTCCAACAGAAATTCAACCGCTTATTCCAGCGCTTCAATCGAGCTGGCTGAAAATACATGTCATTACAACAGCCCTTGGTCAAGGAATTCTTGCCGTCAGTTTTGCGGCGGGACTCATTTACCTTGTGCGTGTGATTGACTTTACGAAAAGCTCAAAAAAAGTTAGAACTCTTGAAATCATTTTTTACGGCTTACTCTGTTTTGTCGGTCATGTAATCTTAAATATGGGCTTTGGTGTTGCTGGTTATGAAGCAGAGTTCCAATATATGAATGAAAATGAGCAGGAAGCTACGATGACTTATCAATTACCGGCACTTATTGGTCCTAATGAGGGTACGCTTCTCACTGAAGACCGATTCTCACCGCTAGTTTCTGCACCTGCAATCATTGTTGCGGATGATTTGAATGCTGTCATTTGGGCGTTTTTCGCTGGTCTTGTTCTTTATTGGCTCATTCGTCTCATCATCAGAAAGCCTATTGGCGGAGCACTGCAAAAGGTTGTAAAGGGTGTAAATCCACAGAGTGCAGATGAACTAAGCTATCGGGCAATAGCGATCGGATTCCCAGTCTTTACACTTGGCGGACTTATTTTCGCAATGATTTGGGCACAAATTGCCTGGACGCGCTTCTGGGGCTGGGACCCGAAAGAAGTGTGGGCACTAATTACCTTTTTATTCTATGCTGCCTACCTTCATCTTCGCTTGTCACGAGGCTGGCAAGGAGAAAAGAGCGCGTGGCTATGTGTTGTTGGATTTGCAATTATTATGTTCAACTTGATTTTCGTTAATCTCGTCATTGCAGGTCTTCACTCATATGCTTAA
- a CDS encoding response regulator transcription factor: MNNEAKLLVVDDEERIRRLLKMYLEREGYQVKDAENGEKALKMGLEEDFDLIILDLMMPGIDGIEVCEELRKHKATPVIMLTAKGEEANRVQGFEAGTDDYIVKPFSPREVVLRVKALLRRSSSTKFLQTETSTKDVLVFSHLTIDHDAHRVLADGEEISLTPKEYELLHYLAQSPDKVFAREDLLKDVWNYEFFGDLRTVDTHIKRLREKLTKVSPEAANMISTVWGIGYKFEAGKS; this comes from the coding sequence ATGAATAATGAAGCAAAATTATTAGTCGTGGATGACGAGGAAAGAATACGCCGCCTTCTAAAAATGTATTTAGAGCGAGAAGGCTATCAGGTTAAAGACGCTGAAAATGGAGAAAAAGCGTTAAAGATGGGTTTGGAAGAGGACTTTGATTTAATTATTCTCGACTTAATGATGCCAGGAATTGATGGCATAGAAGTTTGTGAGGAATTACGAAAGCATAAAGCAACGCCTGTCATTATGCTCACAGCTAAAGGAGAAGAAGCGAACCGCGTGCAAGGGTTTGAGGCGGGAACAGATGATTATATCGTCAAGCCATTTAGCCCGAGAGAAGTCGTGTTAAGAGTAAAAGCGCTGTTGCGTCGGTCATCATCTACAAAGTTTTTACAAACGGAAACATCAACGAAGGATGTGCTCGTTTTTTCACATCTGACGATCGACCATGATGCTCACCGTGTTTTAGCTGACGGTGAAGAAATCAGTCTTACACCAAAAGAATACGAGCTTCTTCATTATTTAGCGCAATCTCCGGATAAAGTGTTTGCTAGAGAGGATCTGCTTAAAGATGTTTGGAATTATGAGTTTTTCGGTGATCTGCGAACTGTGGATACTCATATTAAGCGATTGAGGGAAAAGCTAACAAAAGTTTCTCCAGAAGCAGCGAATATGATTTCTACAGTCTGGGGTATTGGCTATAAGTTTGAGGCTGGGAAGTCATAA
- a CDS encoding ATP-binding protein, which produces MFWRSVVGKLWATILLLVSVVLLILTVLLLQYFEHFHSEHAEEQMINHASLIVDVLEDEETSESAIEMSWKIADTYSTKAVILSGEEDYWYSSGNSMKELPLSVLYEDPQLSSVLNEGQPVVQRGDYELNGANESHQELLIVGIPFQSESEIGAVFLYQPLEMVNEASVQTKHIIFLSAGIAIILTTIFAFFLTTRITAPLRRMRTASLELAKGNFDTKIPVRTRDEIGHLGMAFNRMARALNTNLAALNREKEQLSRILSSMADGVVTLDRRGEMRVTNPPAEAFVQAWRYENDKNEKNGNQLPEEIGYLFKQVVATETEQIAEVDVQGRSWGILMTPLYDKNDIRGAVAVLRDMTDERLHDKLRKDFIANVSHELRTPISMLQGYSEAIIDDIAGSEEEKKELAQVIYDESLRIGRLVNELLDLARMEAGHIQLNLDKVNISEFSHRVVRKFSGLAKEHDVKLQESIEQLDTILEIDPDRIEQVLTNLIDNAIRHTSEKGSVTLKVNSVEQGIKMDVEDTGSGIPEEDLPFVFERFYKADKARTRGHSGTGLGLSIAKNIVDAHNGKVSVHSKLNEGTTFTVLLPYDKTN; this is translated from the coding sequence ATGTTTTGGAGGAGTGTCGTCGGAAAATTATGGGCGACAATCTTACTTCTCGTTAGTGTTGTACTCCTTATTCTCACTGTTCTTCTCTTGCAATACTTTGAGCACTTTCATTCAGAGCATGCAGAAGAGCAAATGATTAATCACGCTTCGTTGATTGTCGATGTGTTAGAAGATGAGGAAACAAGTGAATCAGCAATTGAAATGAGTTGGAAAATAGCTGATACTTACTCAACTAAAGCTGTTATTCTAAGCGGTGAAGAAGATTATTGGTATTCGTCCGGTAATTCAATGAAAGAACTTCCTCTAAGCGTACTTTATGAGGATCCTCAACTGTCAAGTGTTCTAAACGAAGGGCAACCGGTCGTTCAAAGAGGCGATTATGAACTGAATGGTGCAAATGAGAGTCATCAGGAGTTGCTCATTGTGGGCATCCCTTTTCAGTCGGAAAGTGAAATTGGAGCAGTATTTTTATATCAGCCACTTGAGATGGTAAATGAAGCTTCCGTTCAAACGAAGCATATTATTTTTTTAAGTGCTGGTATTGCTATCATTCTTACAACGATCTTTGCTTTCTTTTTAACGACACGGATTACAGCGCCACTAAGAAGGATGAGAACAGCTTCATTAGAATTAGCAAAGGGAAATTTCGATACAAAAATCCCCGTTCGAACTAGAGATGAGATCGGCCACCTAGGAATGGCGTTTAACCGAATGGCTCGGGCGTTGAATACGAACTTGGCTGCATTAAACCGGGAAAAAGAACAGCTGTCGCGGATTTTAAGTTCTATGGCGGATGGGGTAGTGACTCTTGATCGCCGGGGTGAGATGAGGGTAACGAATCCTCCCGCGGAAGCCTTTGTCCAAGCATGGCGCTATGAAAATGATAAAAATGAGAAAAATGGCAATCAGCTTCCTGAAGAAATTGGTTATCTTTTTAAACAAGTGGTTGCAACAGAAACTGAGCAAATTGCAGAGGTAGATGTGCAAGGCAGGAGCTGGGGGATTTTAATGACGCCTCTTTATGATAAAAATGACATTCGTGGAGCTGTTGCTGTTTTAAGAGATATGACTGATGAACGTCTTCATGATAAGCTTAGAAAAGACTTTATCGCAAATGTGTCTCATGAGCTAAGAACCCCGATATCCATGCTTCAAGGGTATAGTGAGGCGATTATTGATGACATTGCAGGCTCAGAAGAAGAAAAGAAAGAGTTAGCCCAGGTTATTTATGATGAATCTTTACGTATTGGGCGTCTTGTAAATGAGCTACTCGACCTAGCCAGAATGGAAGCGGGCCATATTCAATTGAACTTGGATAAAGTAAATATATCGGAGTTTTCTCATCGGGTGGTCCGGAAGTTTTCCGGTCTTGCTAAAGAGCATGATGTAAAACTTCAGGAAAGCATCGAACAACTGGACACCATACTAGAGATTGATCCGGATCGTATTGAGCAAGTCCTCACCAACCTGATTGATAATGCGATAAGGCATACTTCTGAAAAAGGCAGTGTAACATTAAAAGTAAATAGCGTTGAACAAGGGATTAAAATGGACGTTGAAGATACGGGAAGCGGAATCCCGGAAGAAGATTTGCCCTTTGTCTTTGAACGGTTTTATAAAGCAGACAAAGCTAGGACGAGAGGACATTCTGGAACAGGATTAGGATTATCCATAGCTAAAAATATTGTAGATGCTCATAATGGAAAAGTGTCGGTTCATAGTAAATTGAACGAAGGAACGACATTTACAGTTCTTTTACCTTATGATAAAACAAATTAG
- a CDS encoding MogA/MoaB family molybdenum cofactor biosynthesis protein yields MSTEQHRKESPKYVNCMVLTVSDTRTEDTDKSGKLMKKKLSDAGHSVVRYQIVKDEFTTIQQVIREAEQDKDISVLLITGGTGIALRDTTFEAVESMLDKTLPGFGELFRYLSYEKDIGPAAMLSRATAGIRGNTTIFSTPGSSGAVKLAMDELIIPEVTHVVKEVQKDL; encoded by the coding sequence TTGAGCACAGAACAACACCGAAAGGAATCGCCCAAGTACGTAAATTGTATGGTTTTAACTGTCTCTGACACACGAACTGAAGACACAGACAAAAGTGGAAAACTGATGAAAAAAAAACTATCAGATGCCGGGCACAGCGTTGTGCGATATCAAATCGTTAAGGATGAATTTACGACTATTCAACAAGTAATCCGAGAAGCGGAACAAGACAAAGACATTTCTGTCTTATTGATAACCGGGGGCACAGGCATTGCATTAAGAGACACAACTTTTGAAGCGGTGGAAAGTATGTTAGACAAAACGCTCCCTGGATTTGGTGAACTCTTCCGATACTTAAGCTACGAAAAGGATATCGGTCCCGCGGCTATGTTAAGCCGAGCCACTGCCGGAATACGTGGAAATACAACGATTTTTTCAACACCTGGCTCATCCGGGGCCGTAAAGCTCGCTATGGACGAACTCATAATTCCAGAGGTTACCCATGTGGTCAAGGAAGTACAGAAAGACTTATAG